A genomic region of Pseudovibrio sp. Tun.PSC04-5.I4 contains the following coding sequences:
- a CDS encoding VOC family protein — MTSAFLEHVNVTVSDPDATANRLVNWFGWRIRWKGPAKNGGTTVHVGNDTSYLAVYSAGAPEDQKADSGSFKGGLNHIAIVVDDLDAVEKRILAGGYKTINHADYEPGRRFYFYDDDAIEFEIVSYAKQGVSV, encoded by the coding sequence ATGACGAGCGCATTTCTGGAGCACGTAAACGTGACAGTTTCTGACCCTGACGCAACTGCAAACAGGCTGGTGAATTGGTTTGGCTGGCGCATCCGCTGGAAAGGCCCTGCCAAGAATGGCGGCACAACCGTTCATGTGGGCAATGACACCAGTTATCTGGCGGTGTACTCAGCAGGGGCACCTGAAGACCAGAAAGCCGACAGCGGTAGTTTCAAAGGCGGACTGAACCATATCGCAATTGTTGTTGATGATCTTGACGCGGTTGAAAAACGAATTCTTGCCGGTGGATACAAGACCATCAATCACGCCGATTACGAGCCGGGTCGTCGTTTCTATTTTTATGATGACGATGCAATTGAATTTGAAATTGTCAGCTACGCAAAACAAGGCGTGAGCGTTTAG
- a CDS encoding tyrosine-type recombinase/integrase translates to MTSQDEIKNFPLAQILVEYIDVRETDASTYRILKPKTIALMKTALEFVKADIANITVEGWTLEHSENLFAKAKKELSAPLAACVENLVSGAFYWLELPEMLERPPEVRVKNPTLSELQYKQVWKMLEKSKYNRRDSLSATLALEFLMATGLRKSEVMKLEWSSIDLEAGVLELTNARTKVFTRELTSLQRKILREAKDLRKNEEDLHVFPMSGGRGHGLSLGNILATRMEEARLEGTLASIRIAFYSFVRDQEELELSEINSLSAEHVSKLLFVDKA, encoded by the coding sequence ATGACCTCCCAAGACGAAATCAAGAACTTTCCTCTCGCACAGATTCTCGTAGAATATATTGACGTGCGTGAAACCGATGCATCGACCTACCGCATTTTGAAGCCCAAGACGATCGCATTGATGAAGACCGCTCTTGAGTTCGTTAAAGCTGATATTGCGAATATTACGGTTGAAGGGTGGACGCTCGAACATTCTGAAAACCTGTTTGCAAAAGCGAAGAAAGAGCTCAGTGCTCCGCTTGCAGCCTGTGTTGAGAATTTGGTCTCCGGTGCATTTTACTGGCTGGAACTGCCAGAGATGCTTGAACGCCCACCAGAGGTTCGGGTCAAAAACCCTACACTCAGTGAGTTGCAGTACAAGCAAGTCTGGAAAATGCTGGAGAAATCCAAGTACAACCGCAGGGACAGTCTGTCTGCAACACTGGCACTTGAGTTCCTTATGGCGACTGGTTTGCGTAAATCAGAGGTCATGAAACTGGAATGGTCTTCCATTGATTTGGAAGCGGGTGTTTTAGAGCTGACCAACGCACGCACAAAGGTATTTACCCGCGAGCTTACGAGCCTCCAGCGTAAAATTCTGCGCGAAGCTAAAGATTTGCGGAAAAACGAGGAAGATCTCCACGTCTTCCCAATGAGTGGCGGCCGTGGTCACGGCTTATCGCTTGGAAATATCCTCGCGACACGCATGGAAGAAGCTCGACTCGAAGGAACGCTGGCAAGTATCCGTATTGCGTTTTACTCCTTCGTGAGGGATCAGGAAGAGCTGGAGCTTTCCGAGATCAACAGCCTGTCTGCTGAGCACGTTTCTAAATTGCTGTTCGTCGACAAGGCCTAA
- the soxR gene encoding redox-sensitive transcriptional activator SoxR, with amino-acid sequence MKKTDLLSIGELAERTGISTSAIRFYEEKELVMPARNNGGQRRFMRADIRRISFILVAQEFGFTIAEIGVQLKRLPEGRAPNKADWTKLSTHFKIHLDARIAKMNALRERLEGCMGCGCLSLNKCQLYNAGDAAASYGRGPRYVMGDDPIQTLDE; translated from the coding sequence CTGAAGAAAACTGATCTCCTGTCCATTGGTGAACTGGCAGAGCGAACTGGCATTTCAACTTCTGCGATACGGTTCTATGAGGAAAAAGAGCTGGTTATGCCGGCTCGTAATAATGGCGGGCAACGTCGCTTTATGCGGGCCGACATTCGCCGGATTTCGTTTATTCTGGTGGCACAGGAATTTGGCTTCACCATTGCCGAGATTGGCGTGCAACTGAAACGGTTGCCAGAAGGACGCGCCCCCAACAAAGCGGACTGGACCAAACTCAGCACCCACTTCAAGATACATCTGGACGCACGCATCGCCAAGATGAATGCCCTACGAGAACGTCTTGAGGGGTGCATGGGGTGCGGGTGCCTCTCGTTGAACAAATGCCAACTTTATAATGCCGGTGATGCTGCCGCCAGCTATGGCCGCGGGCCGCGCTATGTAATGGGAGATGATCCTATCCAAACTCTGGATGAGTAG
- a CDS encoding DUF1330 domain-containing protein: protein MAKQIPAYLVASSFMAEGHGSLDPYGNAIHPLMEKYGGELLVGGDPKQFMDMYEGEWKEGARFTLFRFPSMDALQSFWNSEDYQKVKHLRTDVIPPNFTFGVEGFDMEAWEKEHSNA, encoded by the coding sequence ATGGCTAAACAAATACCTGCTTATCTCGTCGCAAGTTCATTCATGGCAGAAGGTCATGGATCTCTCGATCCGTACGGCAATGCAATTCACCCACTGATGGAAAAATACGGCGGAGAGTTGCTCGTCGGGGGTGATCCAAAACAATTTATGGATATGTATGAGGGGGAATGGAAAGAAGGTGCTCGGTTCACGCTTTTCCGGTTTCCATCCATGGACGCTCTGCAATCCTTTTGGAACTCTGAGGACTACCAGAAGGTCAAACATCTACGCACAGATGTAATTCCACCAAACTTCACCTTCGGCGTCGAAGGATTTGATATGGAAGCTTGGGAAAAAGAACACAGTAACGCCTAA
- a CDS encoding DUF5666 domain-containing protein, whose product MTARRHLLSALIASTLMIAPAFASEKDEREGGILGTGIVGTITRLGSIIVNDQRITFPPDLPVKNALAPLIASQLVPGDTVAVIADLSGLNWTAQSIRRILPIIGPVTDIITSQSGRTLSIMGTQVLAGPTLASTVNEGDWVAISGLWQDELVIATRVEVVPPRKSATIIGSNLSVGASNLLQIGSTLITGIVPTHIRPGDVVRVTGVPEAGSIRATLLEAGIFDGKVGLVQAEGYLSPPSSTGLYTLLGTGMIAYTDQPDMIDKTAKALVCGYDDKLGGTSTSAADPELLSKLNCQ is encoded by the coding sequence ATGACAGCCCGAAGGCATTTATTATCTGCTCTTATTGCATCGACCCTTATGATTGCCCCTGCTTTTGCGAGTGAAAAGGACGAACGCGAAGGTGGTATCCTGGGAACAGGCATTGTCGGAACCATTACCCGCCTTGGCAGTATCATCGTCAATGATCAGCGCATCACCTTCCCGCCTGATCTGCCGGTGAAGAATGCACTCGCCCCTCTTATCGCATCGCAATTGGTGCCCGGTGATACGGTGGCTGTGATTGCTGATTTATCCGGACTAAACTGGACGGCACAAAGCATTCGCCGGATTTTGCCGATTATCGGTCCGGTTACAGACATTATAACCAGTCAATCGGGTCGGACCCTCAGCATCATGGGAACACAGGTTCTCGCCGGTCCCACACTTGCCTCAACGGTTAACGAAGGCGACTGGGTTGCTATCAGTGGCCTGTGGCAGGATGAGCTGGTCATCGCGACCCGTGTAGAGGTGGTCCCACCAAGGAAATCGGCAACAATCATCGGCAGCAACCTGTCTGTGGGGGCCAGCAATCTTCTTCAGATCGGCAGCACCTTGATTACGGGGATTGTTCCAACCCACATCAGGCCGGGGGATGTTGTGCGCGTCACCGGCGTTCCAGAGGCAGGCAGCATTCGGGCAACCTTGCTGGAAGCAGGCATCTTTGATGGCAAAGTGGGGCTTGTACAAGCGGAAGGCTATCTCTCCCCGCCGAGTTCAACAGGGCTTTACACACTGCTGGGGACTGGCATGATCGCCTACACTGATCAGCCAGACATGATCGACAAAACAGCCAAGGCGCTGGTGTGTGGCTATGATGATAAGTTAGGCGGCACGTCAACAAGTGCTGCAGATCCTGAGCTTCTCAGCAAGCTGAACTGCCAATAA